Genomic segment of Streptomyces alboniger:
GCTCGGTGCGCCGTGGTGCCGAGGTCGTCGTCGCGACGCCGGGCCGCCTCAAGGACCTCATCGACCGGGGCGAGTGCCGGCTGAACCAGGTCGCGATCACCGTCCTCGACGAGGCCGACCAGATGGCCGACATGGGCTTCATGCCCCAGGTCACCGCGCTCCTGGACCAGGTGCGGCCCGAAGGACAGCGGATGCTGTTCTCGGCCACCCTGGATCGCAACGTCGACCTGCTGGTGCGCCGCTACCTCACCGACCCGGTCGTCCACTCCGTCGACCCCTCCGCGGGCGCGGTCACGACCATGGAGCACCACGTCCTGCACGTCCACGGCGCAGACAAGCACCGGACGACGACCGAGATCGCGGCGCGCGAAGGCCGGGTGATCATGTTCCTGGACACCAAGCACGGCGTCGACCGGCTGACGCAGGACCTGCTGAACAGCGGGGTGCGGGCCGCCGCCCTGCACGGCGGTAAGTCGCAGCCGCAGCGCACCCGGACCCTGGCCCAGTTCAAGACGGGGCACGTCACCGTGCTCGTCGCGACGAACGTCGCGGCACGCGGCATCCACGTCGACAACCTCGACCTCGTCGTCAACGTGGACCCGCCGACCGACCCCAAGGACTACCTCCACCGCGGCGGCCGCACCGCGCGAGCCGGGGAGTCCGGCAGCGTCGTCACCCTGGTCACCCCGGGCCAGCGCCGCGACATGACCCGCCTCATGGCCGCCGCCGGCATCGTCCCCCAGGCCACCCAGGTGCGCTCCGGCGAAGAGGCGCTCAGCCGGATCACCGGCGCCCAGGCTCCCTCCGGCGTCCCCGTGACGATCACCGCGCCGGTGACCGAGCGGCGTAAGCGCGGTGCCGCCTCCCGCGGCCGGCGCAGCCCCGCCTCGGCCTCCCGGCGCGCGATCGTGCGCCAGACCACTTTCGACGCGGCGGCCTGACCAGCCCGCTTCGTGATCAGGAAGTTGACCCATCTTCGCAGGAGGCACCTTTTGACGCTGGTTCAGATGCAGCGCGGCCCGGCGGGTGTCACGCCCGTGCACGGGACGGCGGCCGATGCCATTGACACGGCCGGGCCGCGGGTCGGTGACGACATGACCGTCGAGGTGGCCCTGTCCGTCATGGCCGGCGCCCGCACCGAGCACCTGCTCGTCTGCGACGACGACGGTCTGTGCACCGGACTGGTCACCCGGGCCCGGCTCGTGGCCGTCCGGGACGGCTCCGCGTACACGGACCGGGTGCAGCTCCGCGACCTTCCCGACCTCCGCGGGCCGCTCACCTCGCCGGTGTCTGCGAGGGCCGAAGGCGAGGAGGGCAGCGCTGCGGACGTTCTCGTCCTCGCTCGCTGAACCGCCTCACGGCGGCGGAACCACTCCCCTTCTCCTTCCTGTGAGGCATCCATGCGTTGTGTCATCGCCCGCTTCCCGTTCGATCTCACCAAGAGCGGTGTCCTGGAGACCATGAAGGGCGTCAAGCCCGAACAGGTCATCGGCGAGTCCGTGATCATCGGCCGCCGCACCTACCCCGTCAAGCAGGTCGGGCAGGTCATCACACGCCAGGACCGCCGCGACTTCAGCTCCGGCGAAGTTCTGCGGGCCATGCGCCAGCTCGGCTTCACCTGCCGCGGCCTGCCCGTCGCCGCGCCCACGCCCGACCTCTCTCCGATGCGACGGGCTTCCGCCCTGCTCGGCGCGTAGACGCGGGTACGCATAGACGCGGCTACGCGGGTACGCGGGTACGCGGGTACGCACAGAGTCTGCGTACGGTCATTTGTCGGTTGCCGGGACCGCTTCACGGGGTGAGGCCTCTTCCGCGCCGGAGGGCGTCGGCGCGGGCTGGTCGGTGGGTGCCCCGTTCTTTCCTGTCGTCGGCAGGATCCGGGTCAGCAGGGGGCCCGTGAGCGCGGTGGTCGCCACCGCCATGACCACCATCAGGGAGTAGAGCGTCCCGTCCAGCAGGCCCAGTTCCAATCCGATGCCGAGCACCACCAGTTCGGTGAGGCCGCGCGTGTTCAGCAGGGCGCCGAGCGCGGCCGCCGGCCGTCTGTCGAAGCCCCCGAGCCGCGCCCCGACGTAGGTCCCTAGGAGCTTTCCGGCCATGGCCACCGCCAGGATGGCGGCCAGGGTGCCGAGGTCCGTGAGGTCCAGTTCGGACAGGTCGACCTTGAGTCCGGCCAGTACGAAGTACACGGGCAGCAGGAGCAGTCTGGACAGCGGCTCCATCCGTTGCAGCGCGCCTTCGCGCAGCGCGCTGTGGCCGTCCCGCGGAATGATGGCGCCGAACAGGAACGCTCCGAATATGTAGTGCAGGCCCAGCCACTCGGTGCAGGCCGACGACAGGAGGAGCCCGGCCAGCACCAGAACCACGAGGTTCGTGCTCTCGCCGGAAGCGCCGGAAGCATTGCTCAGCCCGCTCACCTTGCGGAGCAGCGGACGTACGACCGTGATCATCAGGACCACGTACGGCACCAGGAGCACCAGACGCCAGTCGAGGTCCTCGCCCGTGGCCACGGCTGCCGCCACCGCCAGCAGGATCCAGACCAGCAGGTCGGTGATGGCCGCGCACGTCAGGGCGGTCGTGCCGAGCCGGGTACGGGTCAGTCCGCGGTCGGCGATGATCCTGGCGAGTACGGGGAACGCCGTCGCGGCCATGGCGACCGCGAAGAACAGGACGAATGCCAGGAGCGGGCCCTGACGGTGCGTGTCCGCGAGCAGCCACGCGAGCCCGGCGCCCAGGCCGAGCGGCAGCACTGTCGAGAAGGTGGTCGCCCACAGGGTGACCCGGCCCCCGCCGCGCAGGACGCCGAGGTCGATCTCCAGCCCGACGGCGAACATGAACAGGGCGAGGCCCACTCCGGCGAGCGCGCTCAGCAGGGGCCGTACGTCGGCGGGGAAGAGGGTGTCCGCGAAGTTGGCGCCGAGCAGGGTGGGGCCCAGCAGGACCCCGGCGAGTATCTCGCCGATGACCGCGGGCTGGCCCAACGCCCGCGCGGCCGCGCCCAGTAGGCGCGCGAGGCCGAGGATCAGGGCCAGGTCCAGGAGCAGGTAGAGCGTCTGCGACGGCGTCACCGGGAGGAACCTTCCTCCGCGTCCGGGCCGCCCTCGTCGGCGACCGGCACCCCCGAGCGCTCGCTGGCGTCCGGCGCCTCCGAGTGGCCATCCACGGCCGACACTCCCGAGTGGCCGTCAACGGCCGACACTCCCGAGTGGCGGTCCGCGTCCGGCGCCTCCGAGCGGCCATCCACGGCAGCCACTCCCGAGCGGTCACCCACGGCCCACGTCCCCGAGCCGTCGTCCACAGCCGACACCTCCGAA
This window contains:
- a CDS encoding cation:proton antiporter, translating into MTPSQTLYLLLDLALILGLARLLGAAARALGQPAVIGEILAGVLLGPTLLGANFADTLFPADVRPLLSALAGVGLALFMFAVGLEIDLGVLRGGGRVTLWATTFSTVLPLGLGAGLAWLLADTHRQGPLLAFVLFFAVAMAATAFPVLARIIADRGLTRTRLGTTALTCAAITDLLVWILLAVAAAVATGEDLDWRLVLLVPYVVLMITVVRPLLRKVSGLSNASGASGESTNLVVLVLAGLLLSSACTEWLGLHYIFGAFLFGAIIPRDGHSALREGALQRMEPLSRLLLLPVYFVLAGLKVDLSELDLTDLGTLAAILAVAMAGKLLGTYVGARLGGFDRRPAAALGALLNTRGLTELVVLGIGLELGLLDGTLYSLMVVMAVATTALTGPLLTRILPTTGKNGAPTDQPAPTPSGAEEASPREAVPATDK
- a CDS encoding CBS domain-containing protein; this translates as MTLVQMQRGPAGVTPVHGTAADAIDTAGPRVGDDMTVEVALSVMAGARTEHLLVCDDDGLCTGLVTRARLVAVRDGSAYTDRVQLRDLPDLRGPLTSPVSARAEGEEGSAADVLVLAR
- a CDS encoding SCO5918 family protein, producing MRCVIARFPFDLTKSGVLETMKGVKPEQVIGESVIIGRRTYPVKQVGQVITRQDRRDFSSGEVLRAMRQLGFTCRGLPVAAPTPDLSPMRRASALLGA
- a CDS encoding DEAD/DEAH box helicase codes for the protein MNPARTNDRSSRARSRTGAPSRTGAPSRSGGPSRGGGYGRRSAAASAEFAPPKTITPALPAVEAFADLDMPERLHASLAAQGMRVPFPIQGATLPNSLAGRDVLGRGRTGSGKTLAFGLALLARTAGQRAEPCQPLALVLVPTRELAQQVTDALTPYARSVSLRLATVVGGMPISRQVSSVRRGAEVVVATPGRLKDLIDRGECRLNQVAITVLDEADQMADMGFMPQVTALLDQVRPEGQRMLFSATLDRNVDLLVRRYLTDPVVHSVDPSAGAVTTMEHHVLHVHGADKHRTTTEIAAREGRVIMFLDTKHGVDRLTQDLLNSGVRAAALHGGKSQPQRTRTLAQFKTGHVTVLVATNVAARGIHVDNLDLVVNVDPPTDPKDYLHRGGRTARAGESGSVVTLVTPGQRRDMTRLMAAAGIVPQATQVRSGEEALSRITGAQAPSGVPVTITAPVTERRKRGAASRGRRSPASASRRAIVRQTTFDAAA